The region GTCGACCGGCGGCCCGCTCTTGACCAGCACCGCGATCTTGCGGGGCCGCTCGAGGGCGCGGACGAGCTCGTCCAGCGTGCGACAGCCGACCAGGCCGCCGGGCGTGTCCCGGTGAGCGGCGAGGAACTCGTCGGTCACGGACGGTGTGCGATTGTGGACGGCGACACGGAAGCCATGATCGGCGAAGTTCAGCGCCAGATTCCGGCCCATGACGGCGAGGCCGATAATGCCGATATGAGCAGGTGGTGTGGTCATGACGCGAGGCTCCTCAAGTTACACCTGGCACCTGGCAGTCTACCAGGCGCTGGCCGCACCATGATGTGCGGCGACATCGACGGGCGCCGCACGTTGCGTCCCGCAAGGCCGTCGGCTATAAGGCTCTGGCCGTGAAAGTCCGGCTCTTCGCCCTGTGGTTCCGGCCTACCGCCATCGAGGAGCGGTATCGACGGCTCAGCAAGATCCTTGGATGAAGGAGGCCTCATGAACGAACTGTGGAGGCAGGATGTAGCCGCACTAGCCGTGAGCATCGGGACCGCCGTCGCCCAGTCCGGACTCCGTATCGTGCTGGCCCTGGTGGCCGGGTACGCGGCGGTGCGCTTCATCCGCACCACCGTGCGCCGGCTCGAGGACATCTTGATCCAGGCGGGTGAGCGGACGGAGGTCGTCCCCGGCGCGACCCGCCAGCGCGTGACGACACTGACCGGACTCCTGCTCACGCTCAGTCTCGTCGTCGTGTCGGCAGTGGTCGTGGTCATCTGCCTCGATCAGATCGGGCTGGATGTGACGCCGATCCTGGCCGGGGCCGGGATCGTGGGCCTGGCCGTCGGATTCGGCGCCCAGAATCTCGTCCGTGACGTGATCAACGGCTTCTTCCTCGTCCTGGAGAATCAGGTCCGGGTCGGCGACGTCGCGATCGTGAACGGCACCGGAGGCCTCGTCGAGGCCATCACGTTCCGGACGATCGTGCTGCGCGACCTCGCCGGCGTGGTGCACGTCTTCCCCAACGGAACGATCACGACGCTCGCCAACATGACGATGGACTGGTCGGGTTACGTCATCGACGTCGGGGTCGCCTACAAGGAGGACACGGATCAGGTCGTCGCGGTGATGACGGAGGTGGCGCAGGAGCTCCGGAAGGACCCGCGCTTCGGCGCGTCGATCCTCGAGCCGATCGAGGTCTTCGGGGTCGACGACTTCAAAGAATCCGAGGTCACCATCAAGGCGCGCCTCAAGACGGTGCCACTGCAGCAGTGGAACGTGGGGCGCGAATACCGACGGCGCCTCAAGAAGGCGTTCGACGCGCGCGGCATCGAGATCCCGTTCCCGCACCGCTCCCTCTACACGGGCACGGCGAGCGCACCGCTCGAGGTCA is a window of Candidatus Methylomirabilota bacterium DNA encoding:
- a CDS encoding mechanosensitive ion channel family protein; the protein is MSIGTAVAQSGLRIVLALVAGYAAVRFIRTTVRRLEDILIQAGERTEVVPGATRQRVTTLTGLLLTLSLVVVSAVVVVICLDQIGLDVTPILAGAGIVGLAVGFGAQNLVRDVINGFFLVLENQVRVGDVAIVNGTGGLVEAITFRTIVLRDLAGVVHVFPNGTITTLANMTMDWSGYVIDVGVAYKEDTDQVVAVMTEVAQELRKDPRFGASILEPIEVFGVDDFKESEVTIKARLKTVPLQQWNVGREYRRRLKKAFDARGIEIPFPHRSLYTGTASAPLEVMVRSAPAAATGGR
- a CDS encoding NAD(P)-binding domain-containing protein; the encoded protein is MTTPPAHIGIIGLAVMGRNLALNFADHGFRVAVHNRTPSVTDEFLAAHRDTPGGLVGCRTLDELVRALERPRKIAVLVKSGPPVD